A region of Sugiyamaella lignohabitans strain CBS 10342 chromosome A, complete sequence DNA encodes the following proteins:
- the CDC33 gene encoding translation initiation factor eIF4E (mRNA cap binding protein and translation initiation factor eIF4E; the eIF4E-cap complex is responsible for mediating cap-dependent mRNA translation via interactions with translation initiation factor eIF4G (Tif4631p or Tif4632p); protein abundance increases in response to DNA replication stress; mutants are defective for adhesion and pseudohyphal growth; GO_component: GO:0005737 - cytoplasm [Evidence IEA]; GO_component: GO:0005737 - cytoplasm [Evidence IDA] [PMID 8119957]; GO_component: GO:0010494 - cytoplasmic stress granule [Evidence IDA] [PMID 17908917]; GO_component: GO:0010494 - cytoplasmic stress granule [Evidence IDA] [PMID 18981231]; GO_component: GO:0016281 - eukaryotic translation initiation factor 4F complex [Evidence TAS] [PMID 9841679]; GO_component: GO:0005634 - nucleus [Evidence IDA] [PMID 8119957]; GO_component: GO:0005840 - ribosome [Evidence TAS] [PMID 9841679]; GO_function: GO:0003723 - RNA binding [Evidence IEA,IEA]; GO_function: GO:0032266 - phosphatidylinositol-3-phosphate binding [Evidence IDA] [PMID 16343487]; GO_function: GO:0003743 - translation initiation factor activity [Evidence IEA,IEA]; GO_function: GO:0003743 - translation initiation factor activity [Evidence ISS] [PMID 3062383]; GO_process: GO:0000184 - nuclear-transcribed mRNA catabolic process, nonsense-mediated decay [Evidence IDA,IPI] [PMID 15753296]; GO_process: GO:0051726 - regulation of cell cycle [Evidence IMP] [PMID 2540596]; GO_process: GO:0006417 - regulation of translation [Evidence IEA]; GO_process: GO:0006412 - translation [Evidence IEA]; GO_process: GO:0006413 - translational initiation [Evidence IEA,IEA]; GO_process: GO:0006413 - translational initiation [Evidence ISS] [PMID 3062383]) translates to MAELETHKAVDEVSEKINDLKVDEQPSSEPTITSTETVQSEKNESENDDSVTNTVFKSIENFSVVHPLTHQWTLWYTKPQTGNEEWHNLLKKVVTVSTVEEFWGAYNSVPKVSELPMKADYSFFSEGVRPEWEDPRNSKGGKWMFQYRSGRRSISVDEAWLKVLLGMIGGTLDNEDVNSEQINGAFISIRKAGIKINLWTKHTNQELVRPIGLRFKALLGLAEREEIEFTAHEAVKGRSKVTL, encoded by the coding sequence ATGGCTGAATTAGAGACTCACAAGGCTGTTGATGAAGTAAGCGAGAAGATCAACGACCTCAAGGTCGATGAGCAACCGAGCAGCGAACCCACAATCACTAGCACCGAAACTGTTCAATCTGAGAAGAATGAGTCTGAAAATGATGACTCTGTCACCAATACAGTCTTCAAGTCTATTGAAAACTTTAGCGTTGTTCATCCCTTGACCCACCAGTGGACCCTTTGGTATACCAAGCCCCAGACTGGTAACGAAGAATGGCACAACCTCCTCAAGAAAGTTGTCACTGTCTCTACAGTTGAGGAGTTCTGGGGAGCCTATAACTCTGTTCCAAAAGTTTCTGAATTGCCAATGAAGGCTGATTATTCCTTCTTCAGTGAGGGTGTTCGACCAGAGTGGGAAGATCCTCGTAATTCTAAGGGTGGTAAATGGATGTTTCAATATCGAAGTGGCCGTCGCTCGATATCTGTAGATGAGGCCTGGTTAAAGGTGTTGTTGGGTATGATTGGCGGTACCCTGGATAACGAAGATGTTAACAGTGAACAAATTAATGGTGCATTTATTAGTATTCGTAAGGCTGGTATCAAGATCAACTTGTGGACTAAGCACACCAACCAAGAACTTGTGAGACCTATCGGTTTGCGATTCAAGGCTTTGTTGGGCCTAGCGGAACGTGAAGAGATTGAGTTTACTGCCCACGAGGCTGTCAAGGGTCGATCCAAGGTTACTCTGTAA
- a CDS encoding Myb-related protein A, which yields MSDQFSRPPNIKKEDEPPSTISPLDILYTTSPRSKLQNGDDSHDLFGGPLEIGHNANSSSSFSGSEAYRNSSFVFTTPNTSPKASMLFRMQSMEDSGYTYIVSSSLNSHLSSPSSCSMKPSMSRQNSVVFGSPILFSSPPSSKSLGSNSKLLDLVQQTASSPGTGCSDEFSYVQASAVESSRSSSLSSTSKMKRPQTSTSFDQSRSAINNCSNININNSDRVSSDGVGIDGGQKDKNSLHSKLSIKLEELASSDYEQAGSPDSTPEEEENEQDETYSEGSSRNAIKSSSSNRRNLKRARGEAFPSSRRIITKPTEFHRWTEQDDMLISYLKEEKEFSWRRIAEAIQGRHTWQAIQMRYLRSLKNRYAPFTEEEEGKLEEAILNDWRGRWKRVSFEMGPSFSEERVIRKCMENLGHGELLDADVSSDYTVVVTSQGTFHLPPNANKLSDKVIQFLQQHEVNEEHDIVLMYTTPCLDSEN from the coding sequence ATGTCTGATCAATTTTCACGACCCCCAAATATTaagaaagaagacgagCCACCATCAACAATTAGTCCTCTGGATATTCTATATACAACAAGTCCTAGATCAAAGCTTCAGAATGGGGATGACTCCCATGATTTATTTGGTGGTCCTTTAGAAATCGGGCACAATGCGAATTCATCGTCCTCTTTCAGTGGATCAGAAGCTTATCGAAATTCCAGCTTTGTGTTCACCACACCCAATACCAGCCCTAAAGCTTCCATGCTATTTCGTATGCAGTCAATGGAAGATTCAGGGTATACTTACATTGTCTCGTCCTCACTGAATTCTCATCTTAGTTCTCCAAGTTCATGTTCAATGAAACCATCGATGTCCCGTCAGAATTCTGTTGTTTTCGGTTCGCCAATCTTATTTAGTTCTCCTCCATCTAGCAAGAGCTTAGGTTCCAACAGTAAACTACTTGATTTAGTCCAGCAGACAGCTTCATCACCTGGTACAGGATGCTCAGACGAATTTTCCTATGTTCAAGCATCCGCAGTCGAGTCGTCAAGAAGTTCTTCACTTAGTAGTACTTCCAAGATGAAACGTCCTCAAACGTCCACATCATTTGATCAATCCCGTAGTGCTATCAACAATTGTAGCAATATTAACATTAATAATAGCGACCGAGTTAGCAGCGATGGAGTCGGTATTGATGGCGGCCAGAAAGACAAGAATTCTCTTCATTCTAAGTTATCCATCAAGCTTGAGGAGCTTGCTAGTAGCGATTATGAGCAAGCTGGTTCTCCAGATTCAACACcagaggaagaagaaaatgaacaaGATGAAACCTATTCTGAAGGGTCTTCTAGAAATGCCATCAAATCATCTAGTAGTAATCGCCGCAATTTGAAACGAGCAAGAGGTGAAGCGTTTCCATCGTCTCGACGTATTATTACCAAACCTACAGAGTTTCATAGATGGACTGAGCAGGATGATATGCTAATCTCCTATCTcaaggaagagaaagagTTCTCTTGGAGAAGAATCGCTGAGGCGATTCAGGGACGGCACACTTGGCAGGCTATTCAAATGAGGTATCTTCGAAGTTTGAAAAACAGATATGCACCATTCAccgaagaggaagaagggAAACTCGAAGAAGCCATTCTAAACGATTGGAGAGGACGCTGGAAGAGAGTCAGTTTTGAAATGGGGCCCTCGTTCTCTGAAGAGCGTGTTATTAGAAAGTGTATGGAGAATTTAGGCCATGGAGAACTTCTTGACGCCGATGTATCCAGCGACTATACAGTAGTAGTTACATCTCAGGGCACATTCCATCTTCCACCAAATGCTAATAAGCTTTCTGATAAAGTTATTCAATTTCTCCAGCAGCATGAAGTTAATGAAGAGCATGATATAGTACTCATGTACACAACTCCCTGTCTAGACTCCGAAAACTGA
- the TIM10 gene encoding protein transporter TIM10 (Essential protein of the mitochondrial intermembrane space; forms a complex with Tim9p (TIM10 complex) that delivers hydrophobic proteins to the TIM22 complex for insertion into the inner membrane; GO_component: GO:0016021 - integral component of membrane [Evidence ISM] [PMID 12192589]; GO_component: GO:0016020 - membrane [Evidence IEA]; GO_component: GO:0005743 - mitochondrial inner membrane [Evidence IEA,IEA]; GO_component: GO:0042719 - mitochondrial intermembrane space protein transporter complex [Evidence IDA] [PMID 9822593]; GO_component: GO:0042719 - mitochondrial intermembrane space protein transporter complex [Evidence IDA] [PMID 9889188]; GO_component: GO:0005739 - mitochondrion [Evidence IEA]; GO_component: GO:0005739 - mitochondrion [Evidence IDA] [PMID 16823961]; GO_function: GO:0046872 - metal ion binding [Evidence IEA]; GO_function: GO:0008565 - protein transporter activity [Evidence IMP] [PMID 9430585]; GO_function: GO:0008565 - protein transporter activity [Evidence IDA] [PMID 9495346]; GO_function: GO:0051082 - unfolded protein binding [Evidence IDA] [PMID 12138093]; GO_process: GO:0045039 - protein import into mitochondrial inner membrane [Evidence IEA]; GO_process: GO:0045039 - protein import into mitochondrial inner membrane [Evidence IMP] [PMID 9430585]; GO_process: GO:0045039 - protein import into mitochondrial inner membrane [Evidence IDA] [PMID 9495346]; GO_process: GO:0015031 - protein transport [Evidence IEA]; GO_process: GO:0006810 - transport [Evidence IEA]) — translation MSFLGLGGNPNAAAGGVNKLKIDAAEAELDMVSDMFNRLVDSCHSKCITQQYPEGALNKGESLCLDRCVAKYFEVNTKVGEVS, via the coding sequence ATGTCATTTCTCGGACTAGGAGGTAACCCAAACGCTGCTGCCGGCGGTGTTAACAAGCTTAAGATCGATGCCGCTGAGGCCGAGCTTGATATGGTCAGTGACATGTTCAACCGCCTGGTCGATTCGTGCCACAGCAAATGCATTACTCAACAGTACCCCGAAGGTGCCCTCAACAAGGGTGAGAGCTTATGTTTGGACAGATGTGTTGCCAAGTACTTTGAAGTCAACACCAAGGTTGGTGAAGTAAGTTAA